The genome window cgtttaaagattttagcctatttgaccctcgtgaccttgaatgaaggtcaaggtcatttatttgaacaaacttggtagcccttcatcccagcatcctacagggcaaatatcagtaccctgggccttctggttcttgagaagaagttgtttaaagattttagcctttttgaccctcgtgaccttgaatgaaggtcaaggtcatttatttgaacaaacttggtagcccttcatccctgcatgccacaggcctaatatcaggtctctaggcctcttagttattcacaagcagttgtttaaaggattttagcctatttgacccctgtgaccttgaatgaaggtcaaggtcatttattcgaacaaactttgtagcccttcatccaagcatgtcacagtcctaatatcagtaccctggaccttctggttcttgagaagaagttgtttaaagattttagcctttttgacccctgtgaccttgattgaaggtcaaggtcattcatttgaacaaatttggtagcccttcatccaatcatgtcacaggcccaatatcagtaccctgggccttctggttcttgagaagaagttgtttaaagattttagcctttttgacccacgagaccttgaatgaaggtcaaggtcatttatttgaacaaactttgtagcccttcatcccagcatgccacaggcctaatatcaggtctctaggcctcttagttattctcaagaagttatttaaaggattttagcctatttgacccctgtgaccttgaatgaaggtcaaggtcatttatttgaacaaacttggtagcccttcatcccagcatcctacagggcaaatatcagtaccctgggccttctggttcttgagaagaagttgtttaaaagattttagcctatttgaccctcgtgaccttgaatgaaggtcaaggtcatttatttgaacaaacttggtagcccttcatcccagcatgccacaggcctaatatcaggtctctaggcctcttagttattcacaagaagttgtttaaaggattttagcctatttgaccctcgtgaccttgaatgaaggtcaaggtcatttattcgaacaaacttggtagcccttcatcccagcatcctacagggcaaatatcagtaccctgggccttctggttcttgagaagaagttgtttaaaattttttagcctttttgacccctgtgaccttgaatgaaggtcaaggtcattcatttgaacaaacttggtagccctccatcccagcaacctacacgccaaatatgagtaccctgggccttctggttcttgagaagaagtcgtttgaataaaaaatttacgcacggcgcacggcgcacggcggacggcggacggcggacggcggacggcgcacggccggtgcatgatgacaataggtcatcctgacccttcgggtcagatgacctaaaaatacaaattattgttagagtagtattcaaaatattttaatttaatctgatagagaaaaaaattgatttcttttcaatttggttcattttttaattactttacttttaataattttattgttattaatatatctttttttaaaataaattcacatcgaaatattaacaaattattatactgttttcatttttaaaaacgtgaatattaataaaatcctgaaattcaatacTTCCGGATCTTCTATTACAATACtctcaaaatggcggccattacgattgcaaagctTGTGACGTCCATcagatatagataggcctattaaacattaaaaacgtgagtaaatcatttacagttgtaagcagtatttgttttttcgggtaatgctcactagctgtagtcataaaacttattgaaaggccagctgattgttttctaagCTGCCGATCGGCTCCTtgacttcagcttacgtaatacacagacctgaaagtgacaccacaagtcaaggtggaaatagcccaaggctgctaattagggccactggggtgttggtcagggggtcagggagtggtcatACCTCTTTTGTTaacttaattatcaagccactgcctggtattttggtagtGTAGTAAAACTGTTctggggacaaacagggcaCGGCGTTAGGTAataggggcatggcgtcaggtaaaaaggggCACGGCGTGGCGCCATGCTAATCGGTGCTGTGGGAAACACCAGATTTATAAAATTCTGATTGAAATGTTGAGTGCCGTAGATTTATAAAATTCTGATTGAAATGTTGAGTGCCGTAGATTTATAAAATTCTGATTGAAATGTTGGGTTCTGCAGATTTATAAAATTCTGATTGAAAATGTTGGGTGCCGTAGTAAGTGCTGTTAGACAGGTTTGGTAAAATCTTGTGAATGCACATGGGAATCGACCTTCAAATGAGGTATTTAATCATagtattgaaatgaaaatacctTAATTCTAAATCTAATTTTAGGAGGAGTAGTCGCTTGATTTGTTTGTATCTAAAGATGTACAGACAGGTATAGAACATAGACagtatacccccccccccccccccccccccccgtaaTAGTTTGGACATTTACCTCTGGCAGATCTTCCTCTAAGTTAGGAGAACCATTACCATCCTCGCTGTCTTTCCTCTTCCTCTTTGCCCGCACGCTCTGTATCACATTCTTGTGGTAATCACAGATATAAATGTGGGCTACCTGTTGATAAAGAAAGGAAAATATTAGgactgttgttttttttaatgtgacAATAAcatagagagagaaaaagaaaaaaaaatcatcagcaGTCTAAAAGGAGgtgattttaataaaatttgtaaagactTACAGTCTAATATTACAATAAGTTTGATATATAAAGTTCAAGGTCCAGGGGGAAATAACTGTTCTTCAAATACATACATACTCCCATAAATCATTGTCACAAACAGACTTGAGTCTGCATTTAATACAGTAAATTATGTTTGCAGTATAACTACTACAAAAACTTGCACTATTGTCTCTCATTTATTTGAGTTAGGGTTGCTGTAGTGACACCTGATGTATGCCTACTTTGCTACTTACACTATCATCTCTAACCAATTTGAGTTTGCGTTGCTGTACAGTCTTCTGTATACGTTTACTGTAGCTAGCGTTGCCTGCTTGGTTGGTACATCTCACTCCAGAATCAAACAGACAACAGATCTGGTCGTGCCCCCCACGGCTATCCTCCTCCGTACTGAAGCCATTCATGGACATATCTTCTGGCCTGaaagttttatatttatcaaatttaatcATGAGTGTGcttttgtaattatataattttaatgttctGCTAGGATTCTGTCAATTCTTTGATTAGCTTCTTGTATTATCATATACCTGATGTTCTAAACTCTTAATAATAACCCATAATTCAAGAGATAGCCAGGTTTATAAGGGTTTAATTACTATAAACTAAGAAAGAAAACATCATAAAACTGCATCAGAATTTACTGGGATGAGAAAAGGAACAGTTGTGACAAGTTGTACTACACATAATCTGCATAAAAACTTTGAATTTATGACCTGAAATAACCAACCTTGGGTTCCTCTGTTTGGGTCTATGGAGCCACAGGTGAGTTTTTCTTCTTCTCTTTTTTTCCTTGAACTTGTTTGTCTGTGAAAATCAAATTACAACATAAAGTTACAGATTGTAAATATTTCAGACAAAGAGcaattatcatcatcaataaGCATAAATCAACAGCTTTTTTCCAATGTCAAATAGCAAgaatgactatatatatacagcaatGCTGTGCTCACTCTATGGATAGCATTTTGGGCAATATGCTCATGGTAGGCACTAACTGCTAAAATGAAAATACCTGGTAGTCATTTAAGCATTTTTTGTCGAACCATTTTTTTTAGTGATGgaagaaaacatttttgtaatttcatttCTTTAGTACATTCTAAATACCTGAGCTATCAAATCTATATAATTCAAGATGGAATTTAAGTGCCTAACATTTGTCATTCCAAGTGTTACACTGAAAAAACTATGGCCTTGAGAAATAGAAAGGAATATGTGGAGGAGTATGAAGATACGTTGctcttttgttattttctttctttacttTTAGCAATTAAAAGTATTGCAAATTTTGCTCTATGCGCAATTGTAGATATcactcatatttttttttataatttttaagacaAAAATGTGACTTTGTGGAGAACTAGGTGCATTCTGCTGAAAACATTCTTTTTTGCTAAGAAAAAAGAAAGGTTTTAGCAACTTTTGCTAAGGTGTTTTCTGATCTAGAGTTACTAGTGCTATCTATAGCCATAACAAGTGCTAACATGAAGATCACACAGGTGTTTCAATGTATTACTGACATTAAACATCAACACATCACAATTCTAAAACAAAATCTCCGCAGAACGACAGGTGTTACATTTGatttatacagaaacaaacTTCTACAAATTACAGTGATTTAACATATGACCTGAAAGCATAGACAGCAAAAAAATAagcatgaaattcacaaatttgttTAATGACCCAAGAGAACTTATTAAAAAGTGTACATGTGCGGATAACACCTGCTAAGAAAGTGGTTCACTACTTTATACTTACCAGTTCAAGATTCAAATAATCATCTGACTTATGCTGAAGTGTGTCCTCGACAACTTTACACAGAGATGGTAGCGCAGAATAGCTGTGTATTATGTTGCTATGTTTACTGGCTATTGTAGAAGGGTCTAAGCTCATCGCATTAGAACATCACTAATATAACTATCTGGAAGAAAGAACACAAATTTActttaattcaaaattaatttgaacaGAAATACAATGTGATTTTACAACAAATTGTAAATGATCATGTAATAAGGTGCTATTTACCTtgtttatttttgatagtgTCAAGTCTTAACAAAAAGTTATCACATTTAGACATTGTGCATTATGATGCACATTTCAACTGATGGAGAGGGCAGTCCTGATCTTGAATTTTACACACATAAGTGTCACATAGTCTCTGTCACTTAGCTCATTGTGTATGTGTAAAAGCCTAaaaggagaggagaaaatgtagcggccagaccaggattcgaaccctGGACCCTtagaacactagccgaatgctctaccaactgagctacctggtcaccgatgatcgacccagttcAATCCCGCTACATGTGTAAGGTATGTGATAGAGCTGATTAGAGCGGCATGTTATAAATGTAAAGTGTTAAATACAGTCTCAGATCTTTCTCTTGGCTGCTGGAGCACAAACCTGGCTCACATGTTTTCTTGTTTCTGTCACTCAGTTGACATATCTAGCCAGCTTCCTTTGTTAAGCTGgtttcaaatttcaaatccATAGCTGGTGCCATTGTTATTTAGATAACTGATAATAACTATTTTACTTTTACTTCCTTGTGAAACTTTAAGGACTTTGAATACCATGCGGGACTGATGCCAGCTAGGAACCAAGGTTGGTTGGTGGCTTTCCTACCCAATCTAaatctggcatgtccttactaatgactctggctgttaattaaGCTGGGCATGTCTTGTTGTGCACAAGTGTCACATTAATTTAACCGTTTACTTCCAAGCCGACAGTCCTGAAGTATCGTAAATATTATCTGGTTGATAATTCCTTGTGCTCAACTGTcatacattatatagatataggATAGCTAGAATATTATATGGATGTAATAATTCAAGTCTCCATGGTGCTCAAATATTGAGGTGACAATTCATCAACTCATTGATTGATTTCCTGGTCAGTAACGTTCACTTGTAAAGTTCTGTTCACTCAAGAGGAGTGAGAATGCAGGTTCTATCAAACTAAACCCATAACTGTCACTTGTGAACGACAAACAGTGAACGATGTGACACTTTTACTTCACaccttatttttaaaatcgacTTTTTCAACATTAGGCCTACTGCTGCAAGGGATCCTCATTTCAAGACCAACAATTTGTAGGTGCAGATTAGGTAGGATGTCTGTATCTACCTCAGGGGAATTTAAATGACACCTGTCACTTAGCATGCAAATAGAATCAATATGTCCACTGAATTAATTACCACCAGGCGCGACAGGATCTTGTCTGGATAAGAAAACATGTCCACAAcatcattttgttttgatattaacGAGTCCACTCCAGTTCACATGCATGATGAGCAGACGATGATTTCCCATATAAATGGAATTGATCAAATTTACATTTGCTTACAAagattttcttttgtatattgttcAAATCGTCCATTATTTCCTGCTGAACATTGTGTCTAAAATATGTGCTTTCTAAAATCATGGCACTGTTTTGTTTGTGCAAGCTTGGAGTTTCAGTCCCAACACAACCTCACCTCGGTCAGAATGAGGATCCTAGCTATCGGTTTCTATTAACAATAACCTATTTTTACTGATAAGTAGGCTAATGTACAGTTGATGTTAACTTACATTCGTTTTGTCGAATTCAGAGGGTGAAATAATATCCAGTCCAGTAAAATAGCAGTAAGCTTTGCCATAACACACTTAAACCTCAAGATACGCAGTGAAATGGCGGCCTCTCTTTTGAGCATGAAAAGGTCAGAGTTCGTGGTGACGTATATATATCTCCATATTTGGGCTATTAGGCTCCTCCCATCTATCCATTCACAACAACTTTTTACTATGACGGcgacaaaaatatcaaagtgtctttaaactatttaaaaaataaaatagtgccAACAATGCCTCGTTGGATGGAAATGTTAAACCTGAATTATACTTCCTTGAAATTTACTCGTTTTCTGTGTTAAAACTTTACTGGActtttttagagaaaaaaaactgtttCAAAACACGCCTTGTGATTCAGGTGTCATGTTCCCGCTTGTGTGTATCACGTGATGTCTAtctgcataaattatgcaacgACGTCACGCACCTGCTCTGTATTGATTGGCCCAATAATGCGGCTAATCCAAACACCAACCAATCAGCTCTCTATATTCCCATCGTTGTATGGTCTATGTAGCTAGCTTGTAGCGTGGGGTTAACACTGAGCTGCATAGGCCTTTATATACGAAGACTGTCAGGTAAGTTGACGTtttataaaataagtaaattattttttttcgatGTCAAAAGTTGATTTTGCAACagaacaaatatttttctttcaattgCATATCTCTGTTTTTTGT of Argopecten irradians isolate NY chromosome 7, Ai_NY, whole genome shotgun sequence contains these proteins:
- the LOC138327000 gene encoding histone deacetylase complex subunit SAP30L-like translates to MSLDPSTIASKHSNIIHSYSALPSLCKVVEDTLQHKSDDYLNLELTNKFKEKKRRRKTHLWLHRPKQRNPRPEDMSMNGFSTEEDSRGGHDQICCLFDSGVRCTNQAGNASYSKRIQKTVQQRKLKLVRDDSVAHIYICDYHKNVIQSVRAKRKRKDSEDGNGSPNLEEDLPEIDFFQMPVNTLRRYKRHYKLMTRPGMNNKAQLADTVARHFKTITVNEKEALTYFIYMAKNYKSRFDQKHLDSVNST